One stretch of Lacimicrobium alkaliphilum DNA includes these proteins:
- the ligA gene encoding NAD-dependent DNA ligase LigA: protein MQIEQELARLRAQLNEYNYQYYVLDDPTVPDAEYDRLMERLKALEAQHPELISPDSPTQKVGAAPVGAFGEVEHEVPMLSLDNAFDADSFAAFEKRVHDRLKDDSKVTWCCEPKLDGLAVSLLYEDGKLVRGATRGDGRTGENITANVKTIANLPLSLRGEDYPKRLEVRGEVFMTKAGFEALNDSQRKQGGKIFANPRNAAAGSLRQLDSRITAKRPLRIYVYSMGLVEGEQSPLANSHYQRLQQLRGWGLPLCPQTGLAQDRAGCEAFYEKIMAIRDSLDYEIDGLVCKVDDIGLQQRLGFVARAPRWAVAWKFPAQEQMTELLDVEFQVGRTGAITPVARLKPVSVGGVVVSNATLHNQDEIKRLGIKIGDKVIIRRAGDVIPQVVSVVKAKRPDNARDIVFPEHCPICESNIEKLEAEAVARCTGGLVCAAQRKEALKHFASRKALDVDGLGDKLIEQLVEQGKVHTPADLFRLDMSQLIGMERMGEKSAANLLKALEKAKQTTLPRFLYALGIREVGEATAGNLALHFLTLEALQQASLEQLQEVNDVGEVVARHLVNFFAEEHNNKVVQELIAEGVHWPVIDAPDEAEQPLKDKTFVLTGTLSAMGRSEAKAKLQQLGAKVAGSVSERTDFLVAGEKAGSKLNKATELGVEILSEEQMLALFAQYDA, encoded by the coding sequence ATGCAGATTGAACAAGAGTTAGCCCGCTTGCGGGCGCAATTGAATGAGTATAACTATCAGTACTATGTGCTGGACGATCCTACCGTGCCCGATGCCGAATATGATCGCCTGATGGAGCGTTTAAAGGCACTGGAAGCACAGCATCCTGAGCTGATTAGTCCCGACTCACCGACTCAGAAAGTAGGCGCCGCTCCGGTTGGTGCCTTTGGTGAAGTTGAGCATGAAGTACCCATGTTGTCGCTGGACAACGCCTTTGATGCAGACTCTTTTGCGGCCTTTGAAAAAAGGGTGCATGACCGTTTAAAGGATGACAGCAAGGTAACCTGGTGCTGTGAGCCCAAGCTTGACGGCCTGGCTGTCAGTCTGCTGTATGAGGATGGCAAACTGGTCAGGGGGGCCACCCGTGGTGATGGCCGTACCGGTGAGAATATCACCGCCAATGTGAAAACCATTGCCAACCTGCCCCTGAGTCTGCGTGGCGAAGATTATCCCAAACGACTTGAGGTGCGCGGCGAGGTGTTTATGACCAAAGCCGGTTTTGAGGCTCTGAATGACAGCCAGCGTAAACAGGGCGGCAAGATCTTTGCTAACCCCCGCAATGCCGCCGCCGGCAGTTTACGCCAGCTCGACTCGCGCATTACCGCCAAACGGCCGCTGCGGATCTATGTTTACTCTATGGGTCTGGTGGAGGGCGAACAATCGCCGCTGGCAAACAGCCATTATCAGCGTTTACAGCAACTCAGAGGCTGGGGGCTGCCTCTGTGTCCACAAACTGGTCTGGCACAAGACCGGGCCGGTTGCGAAGCCTTCTATGAAAAGATTATGGCCATTCGTGACAGCCTGGATTATGAGATTGATGGCCTGGTCTGCAAGGTGGATGATATCGGGCTGCAACAACGGCTCGGCTTTGTGGCCCGGGCCCCGCGCTGGGCAGTGGCCTGGAAGTTTCCGGCGCAGGAGCAGATGACAGAATTGCTGGATGTGGAATTTCAGGTGGGACGCACAGGCGCCATTACCCCGGTGGCCCGTTTAAAGCCGGTATCGGTGGGCGGTGTGGTGGTTTCCAATGCCACCTTGCACAATCAGGATGAGATCAAACGCCTTGGCATTAAAATTGGCGATAAGGTGATTATCCGCCGTGCCGGTGATGTGATCCCTCAGGTGGTGTCGGTGGTTAAAGCCAAACGGCCCGATAATGCCCGCGATATTGTGTTTCCTGAGCATTGCCCCATTTGTGAGTCCAATATTGAAAAGCTCGAAGCCGAAGCGGTGGCCCGCTGTACCGGCGGTCTGGTGTGTGCGGCCCAGCGCAAAGAAGCGCTGAAACACTTTGCTTCGCGTAAGGCGCTGGATGTTGACGGTTTGGGTGACAAGCTGATTGAACAACTGGTAGAGCAGGGCAAGGTACATACCCCGGCTGACTTGTTCCGGCTGGATATGAGCCAGCTGATTGGCATGGAACGCATGGGCGAGAAATCTGCCGCCAATTTGCTTAAGGCGCTGGAAAAGGCCAAACAGACTACGTTGCCACGGTTTCTTTATGCACTGGGTATTCGCGAGGTGGGTGAGGCTACCGCCGGTAATCTGGCTCTGCACTTTCTGACCCTTGAGGCGTTGCAGCAGGCATCCCTTGAGCAGTTACAGGAGGTCAATGATGTGGGTGAGGTGGTGGCCCGGCATCTTGTCAATTTCTTTGCCGAAGAGCATAACAACAAGGTGGTTCAGGAGCTCATAGCAGAAGGGGTACACTGGCCCGTTATCGACGCCCCTGACGAAGCAGAGCAACCGCTGAAAGACAAAACCTTTGTGCTGACCGGTACCCTGTCGGCCATGGGCCGCAGTGAGGCCAAGGCAAAATTACAGCAACTGGGCGCCAAAGTGGCAGGCAGTGTTTCTGAGCGCACCGATTTTCTGGTGGCCGGTGAGAAGGCCGGCTCTAAGCTTAATAAGGCCACTGAACTGGGGGTGGAGATCCTGAGCGAAGAGCAGATGCTGGCGTTGTTTGCACAATATGATGCCTGA
- the zipA gene encoding cell division protein ZipA — MEELRLTFLIFGALAIAGILAHGLWTVRKKRSAERETPKPEHLHYRDNRADADFEISDESPEQDFDDLGIGPVRVVKVDPKKADTDDANVSAMDDSPASGRYSAEPEPESQMFNESRAAQSSFKASAAKDERVDIDPDAVPEPPSFLLRTGGGEQAQQTQVRKEPVIGDIADTAPASETPHRAAKASAVKAQKETGPADKPLTNKSVKRIPAEQEAQPEHAEKPEQQSTSVGGAFAEQARKLVQRKKPDITKAAPKRREPKLGGSRLAEDQMRIDFDEPELKAEPDVAAENPEAKQSEAKAVSQEVLVLNVKAPDNKPIPGSALLPSLLTLGFKFGDQDIFHRHVNSNGKGPVLFSLANMFKPGVFDIDNIETFSTQGVSLFMILPIEGDPHQVFNMMHNAARKLADEFGAQVLDGRRSALTKQSLQQYVEKIREFERQRMIKRAN; from the coding sequence ATGGAAGAATTACGCCTGACATTTCTAATTTTCGGAGCCCTGGCCATCGCCGGGATCCTCGCCCATGGCTTGTGGACTGTGCGAAAAAAACGCAGCGCCGAGCGTGAAACCCCAAAGCCGGAGCATTTGCATTATCGGGATAACCGCGCCGATGCTGACTTTGAGATCAGTGACGAAAGCCCCGAGCAGGACTTCGATGATCTGGGTATCGGACCAGTACGCGTGGTTAAAGTGGATCCAAAAAAGGCCGATACTGATGATGCCAATGTGTCAGCCATGGATGACTCACCGGCCAGCGGTCGTTACAGTGCAGAGCCGGAACCAGAGTCGCAGATGTTTAACGAATCCCGCGCCGCCCAGAGCAGCTTTAAGGCCAGTGCAGCGAAAGATGAGCGGGTGGACATAGACCCGGACGCCGTGCCGGAGCCACCGTCTTTTTTACTCAGAACCGGTGGTGGCGAGCAGGCTCAGCAAACTCAGGTGCGCAAAGAACCGGTGATCGGTGATATTGCTGATACCGCCCCGGCCAGCGAAACACCCCATCGCGCTGCAAAAGCCTCAGCAGTCAAGGCGCAAAAAGAGACAGGCCCGGCAGATAAACCCCTGACGAATAAATCTGTGAAGCGCATACCCGCTGAGCAGGAAGCACAACCAGAACATGCCGAAAAACCTGAACAACAAAGTACTTCGGTGGGCGGCGCTTTTGCCGAGCAGGCCCGCAAACTGGTACAGCGCAAGAAACCGGATATCACCAAAGCTGCGCCAAAACGTCGCGAACCTAAACTGGGCGGTTCGCGTCTGGCCGAGGATCAGATGCGAATTGATTTTGACGAACCCGAATTAAAGGCTGAGCCTGATGTGGCCGCAGAGAATCCGGAAGCGAAGCAATCTGAAGCTAAAGCCGTTTCCCAGGAAGTGCTGGTACTGAACGTGAAAGCGCCCGACAACAAACCAATTCCGGGCTCGGCCTTATTGCCCTCTTTGCTCACCCTGGGTTTTAAATTTGGTGATCAGGATATCTTTCACCGGCATGTTAACAGTAATGGCAAGGGGCCTGTGTTATTCAGCCTGGCCAATATGTTTAAGCCCGGCGTGTTTGATATCGACAATATCGAAACCTTCAGCACACAGGGCGTAAGCTTGTTTATGATCCTGCCCATCGAAGGTGACCCGCATCAGGTATTCAACATGATGCACAACGCTGCGCGCAAACTGGCCGATGAATTTGGCGCTCAGGTGCTCGATGGTCGTCGTAGTGCGCTGACTAAACAAAGCCTGCAACAGTATGTGGAAAAGATCCGCGAATTTGAGCGCCAGCGAATGATTAAGCGGGCCAACTAG
- the smc gene encoding chromosome segregation protein SMC, producing MRLKKIKLAGFKSFVDPTSIPFPDDMTAIVGPNGCGKSNVIDAVRWVLGESSAKNLRGDAMTDVIFNGSSARKPVSQCSVELVFDNSSGRIQGEYANYNELSVKRLVTREAQSHYFLNGSKCRRRDVTDLFLGTGLGPRSYAIIEQGMISRLIESKPQELRVFIEEAAGISKYKERRRETENRIRHSRDNLERLEDVRDELGKQLDKLQRQAAAARRYKELKASERRYKAELAALRWLKQSHQIGSLEQQIGEHENKIESLIARQRGDEKGMLEYQQRQQDLKQRLSDIQNQVFQVGNQITRLEQNQIHARQRKQQIDEQLTRLEQDVGDSETRLTHEQQALDELSAQLEAQEPELALLQEQSEQAQAQLAEAEQGAVEQQSAWRAQEQQYYQIRQQCQSQQTRIEGQQAMIGRAEVRLRELQDELSRFGDVDTAPESEQITEQLKEKQRQLEQLNHACEQARAQHHQYQQQVQQLQDQLLELSGEIQQGQGRLASLETLQQSSQQQDKELKHWLESQSSPPPPVWQSLKAEPGWETALESALQSWLSAPVLDQVEPPSLPGSQWLLKNQMTTDKPAGTLAAKVQTEGVPSFLCCIWVIEDDAQITKRRLSLEPGESLITVEGFWYGRDWQIQGTVKSHSGMLDRAADIQALQQQVQQQQAQKQQLEQQYQQLKAQLQQSAEHSEQQQQQLRQLELEVMQLEQQLDGIAREQQSRIQQYERLNEQISAQQEQLQQDRMDLELQLAEQQELQVQLESHQDEHQQVQAQQEQLQQQLSQLRAQAEQTRARQHELALTVQGLSNQKDNAYQAIERHRHRLEDKQQDRQRLLEEKEQWQQPAEEQSEQLQILLEQRMELEARQTELAQQLSEVEDYLHKAQSGQHQLQEQINQLRETQQSLQLECEGCRVRASGFIDQLEQMQQNVKSVLEALDENADENHWQQELDKISAAVGRLGAVNLAAVEEYEVQAERKKHLDDQYQDLTEALETLDNAIRKIDRETRSRFRDTFERVNEDLKTLFPKVFGGGSAYLELTDDDLLETGVTIMARPPGKKNSTIHLLSGGEKALTALSLVFAIFRLNPAPFCLLDEVDAPLDDANVGRFCNLVSEMSNTVQFIYITHNKIAMEMAKHLTGVTMAEPGVSRMVAVDVDEAIALAEL from the coding sequence ATGCGGCTTAAAAAGATCAAACTGGCGGGTTTTAAGTCTTTTGTCGACCCCACCAGTATTCCTTTTCCCGATGACATGACGGCGATTGTCGGCCCCAATGGCTGCGGCAAGTCTAATGTCATTGATGCCGTGCGCTGGGTGCTGGGAGAAAGCTCGGCGAAGAACCTGCGTGGTGATGCCATGACCGATGTGATCTTCAACGGCTCATCGGCCCGCAAACCGGTTTCCCAGTGCAGTGTGGAGCTGGTGTTTGATAATTCCAGTGGCCGTATTCAGGGCGAGTACGCCAACTACAATGAACTGTCGGTCAAGCGCCTGGTTACCCGTGAGGCACAGTCCCATTATTTTCTCAACGGCAGCAAATGCCGTCGCCGTGATGTGACGGACCTGTTTCTGGGCACCGGCCTCGGCCCGCGCAGCTATGCCATTATCGAGCAGGGCATGATCTCCCGTCTGATTGAATCCAAACCCCAGGAATTGCGGGTTTTTATCGAAGAAGCGGCGGGGATCTCCAAATACAAGGAAAGGCGAAGGGAAACCGAGAACCGTATCCGCCACAGCCGCGATAATTTAGAGCGTCTTGAAGATGTGCGTGATGAGCTGGGTAAGCAACTGGATAAATTGCAGCGCCAGGCCGCTGCCGCCCGTCGTTACAAAGAATTAAAGGCCAGTGAACGGCGTTACAAGGCGGAACTGGCGGCCCTGCGCTGGCTTAAACAAAGTCACCAGATTGGCTCTTTGGAACAGCAGATTGGCGAACACGAGAATAAGATTGAAAGCCTGATCGCACGCCAGCGCGGCGATGAAAAAGGCATGCTGGAGTACCAGCAGCGCCAGCAGGATCTTAAACAGCGCCTCAGCGACATTCAGAATCAGGTGTTTCAGGTGGGTAATCAGATCACCCGCCTGGAACAGAACCAGATCCACGCCCGCCAGCGCAAACAACAAATTGATGAGCAACTCACCCGGCTGGAGCAGGATGTCGGCGACAGCGAAACCCGCCTGACCCATGAGCAACAGGCACTGGATGAACTCAGTGCACAGCTTGAAGCGCAGGAGCCTGAGCTGGCGCTGCTACAGGAGCAAAGTGAACAGGCCCAGGCGCAGCTTGCAGAGGCAGAACAGGGGGCTGTGGAGCAACAATCGGCCTGGCGGGCTCAGGAGCAGCAATATTACCAGATACGCCAGCAGTGCCAGAGCCAGCAAACCCGTATCGAAGGTCAGCAGGCCATGATTGGCAGGGCAGAGGTGCGTCTGCGTGAATTACAGGATGAGCTGAGCCGCTTTGGCGATGTCGATACGGCTCCGGAGTCTGAGCAAATTACTGAGCAGTTAAAAGAAAAACAACGGCAGCTTGAACAACTAAATCATGCCTGTGAGCAGGCCCGGGCACAGCACCACCAATATCAACAACAGGTGCAACAATTACAGGATCAATTGCTGGAGCTCAGTGGTGAGATCCAGCAAGGGCAGGGAAGACTGGCCTCCCTGGAAACCCTGCAACAATCCTCACAACAACAAGATAAAGAGCTGAAACACTGGCTCGAGTCCCAGTCTTCCCCCCCGCCACCGGTGTGGCAGAGTTTAAAAGCCGAGCCTGGCTGGGAGACAGCGCTGGAGTCGGCGCTGCAAAGCTGGCTGAGTGCGCCGGTGCTGGATCAGGTTGAGCCACCATCACTGCCCGGCAGTCAGTGGCTGTTAAAGAACCAGATGACGACCGACAAGCCCGCTGGCACTCTGGCGGCAAAAGTCCAGACCGAAGGGGTGCCCTCTTTTCTGTGCTGTATTTGGGTTATCGAAGATGATGCGCAGATCACAAAGCGGCGCTTAAGCCTGGAACCGGGGGAGAGTCTGATCACTGTCGAAGGATTTTGGTATGGCCGTGACTGGCAGATTCAGGGTACGGTGAAAAGCCACAGCGGCATGCTCGACAGAGCCGCTGATATTCAGGCTCTGCAGCAGCAGGTGCAACAGCAACAGGCGCAAAAACAGCAGCTTGAACAGCAATATCAGCAGCTCAAAGCACAGCTGCAGCAAAGCGCTGAGCACAGTGAACAGCAACAACAGCAGTTGCGCCAGCTTGAGCTGGAGGTGATGCAACTGGAGCAGCAACTGGACGGTATAGCGCGGGAACAACAGAGCCGAATACAACAATATGAGCGGCTGAATGAACAAATCAGCGCTCAGCAGGAACAACTACAACAGGATCGAATGGATCTCGAACTGCAGCTTGCCGAGCAGCAGGAACTGCAGGTACAACTGGAAAGTCATCAGGATGAACATCAACAGGTTCAGGCTCAGCAGGAACAGCTACAACAACAGCTGAGTCAGTTGCGCGCCCAGGCCGAGCAGACCCGTGCCCGTCAGCATGAGCTGGCTTTAACGGTGCAGGGGCTGAGTAACCAAAAAGATAATGCTTATCAGGCCATTGAACGGCACCGTCATCGCCTGGAAGATAAACAACAGGACAGACAGCGCCTACTTGAAGAAAAAGAGCAGTGGCAGCAGCCCGCCGAAGAGCAGTCCGAGCAATTACAGATTTTACTAGAACAGCGTATGGAGCTGGAAGCCCGGCAGACTGAACTGGCGCAACAGCTCAGTGAAGTGGAGGATTATCTGCACAAGGCTCAGTCAGGCCAGCATCAGTTGCAGGAGCAGATAAACCAGTTACGTGAAACCCAGCAAAGTCTGCAACTTGAATGTGAGGGCTGCCGGGTACGGGCCAGCGGTTTTATCGATCAGCTTGAGCAGATGCAACAAAACGTCAAATCGGTACTCGAAGCTCTGGATGAAAACGCCGATGAAAATCACTGGCAGCAGGAGCTGGATAAAATCAGCGCGGCGGTAGGGCGCCTTGGTGCGGTCAACCTGGCGGCAGTAGAAGAATATGAAGTGCAGGCCGAGCGTAAAAAACACCTGGATGATCAATATCAGGATCTTACCGAGGCTTTGGAGACGCTGGATAACGCCATTCGCAAGATAGACCGGGAAACCCGCAGTCGTTTTCGTGATACCTTTGAGCGGGTGAATGAGGATCTTAAAACCCTGTTCCCGAAAGTATTTGGTGGTGGTTCGGCCTATCTGGAACTGACCGATGATGACTTACTGGAAACCGGCGTGACCATCATGGCCAGACCACCAGGCAAGAAAAACAGTACGATTCACCTGCTAAGTGGTGGAGAAAAAGCCCTGACCGCTTTATCATTGGTGTTCGCGATTTTCAGACTCAATCCGGCGCCTTTTTGTTTGCTGGATGAGGTGGATGCACCACTGGATGATGCTAACGTGGGGCGTTTCTGTAATTTGGTTTCAGAGATGTCCAATACGGTACAGTTTATTTATATCACCCATAACAAAATCGCAATGGAGATGGCTAAACATCTTACCGGCGTCACCATGGCCGAACCCGGCGTGTCTCGTATGGTTGCCGTTGACGTGGATGAGGCGATTGCCCTTGCTGAACTTTAA
- the cysZ gene encoding sulfate transporter CysZ — protein MSSPQLKSGAGYFMQGFELIRVKGLRRFVFVPLLVNLILFAVAFYFLLQQIDVAILWLMDSIPNWLDWLKDWLAVFIWPLAVIIVLVTFSFLFNSVANWIAAPFNGLLAEKVEQHLTGQSLGDSGVMALLKDIPRTLGREWTKLLYYIPRAVGFLIVFFLLPVFGQVIWFLFTAWMMAIQYADYPFDNHKVSFIRMRDVLGSQKTASFSFGITVTLFAMIPVINFLVMPVAICGATAMWVDRFKGPALHD, from the coding sequence ATGTCATCACCACAGCTTAAAAGCGGCGCCGGCTATTTTATGCAAGGCTTCGAGCTGATCCGGGTTAAGGGCCTGCGGCGCTTTGTATTTGTGCCGCTACTGGTTAATCTGATCCTGTTCGCCGTGGCGTTTTATTTTTTGCTGCAACAGATTGATGTGGCCATTCTCTGGCTGATGGACAGCATTCCCAACTGGCTGGACTGGCTGAAAGACTGGCTGGCTGTCTTTATCTGGCCATTGGCGGTGATTATTGTGCTGGTCACCTTTTCGTTTTTGTTTAACAGTGTCGCCAACTGGATTGCTGCGCCTTTTAACGGGCTATTGGCAGAGAAAGTCGAACAACATCTTACCGGGCAAAGCCTCGGCGATAGTGGCGTAATGGCGCTGCTCAAAGATATCCCGCGCACCCTGGGCAGGGAGTGGACCAAATTGCTGTATTATATCCCCCGTGCTGTCGGTTTTTTGATTGTGTTTTTCTTACTGCCGGTATTCGGTCAGGTAATATGGTTCTTATTTACCGCCTGGATGATGGCCATCCAGTACGCCGACTACCCTTTTGATAACCATAAAGTCAGCTTTATCCGTATGCGCGATGTGCTCGGCAGTCAGAAAACCGCCAGCTTCAGCTTTGGCATTACCGTGACCCTGTTTGCCATGATCCCGGTGATCAACTTTCTGGTGATGCCGGTCGCCATTTGCGGCGCCACCGCCATGTGGGTGGATCGTTTTAAGGGGCCAGCACTTCACGACTAA
- a CDS encoding DUF6544 family protein — protein sequence MSIALLLLILAALALFIWRGCDHRADARAISRLVADQPDAPAHFDASMIAALPETARRYFLYTIEPGTPLYTVASISMTGRFGMGVKAKPDYLDMHAHQTLSVPAGFVWKMQARRGWLRLSGSDSHKWTRFWLMGLLPVARMNSDINHKRSAFGRYVAEAVFWAPASVLPGPGILWEQPDKDCARLTVSYQGLSQSVDITVAADGRPTQVSFERWSNANPDKKYRLQPFGGYLSEFRIFAGFRLPTHVEAGNQFGTEQYFPFFVADINDIRFPEH from the coding sequence ATGTCGATCGCTCTGTTGTTACTGATACTGGCCGCACTGGCACTTTTTATCTGGCGAGGTTGTGATCACCGGGCCGATGCCAGGGCTATCAGCCGGCTTGTTGCAGACCAGCCTGACGCACCCGCACACTTTGATGCGTCGATGATCGCCGCACTGCCAGAAACTGCCCGGCGCTACTTTCTTTACACTATTGAGCCAGGCACACCACTTTATACCGTCGCCAGTATCAGCATGACCGGGCGATTCGGCATGGGGGTAAAGGCTAAGCCTGATTATCTTGATATGCACGCCCATCAAACCCTGAGCGTACCGGCAGGCTTTGTCTGGAAAATGCAGGCGCGGCGGGGATGGCTGCGTCTGTCAGGCTCAGATAGCCATAAGTGGACACGCTTCTGGCTGATGGGTCTGCTGCCGGTAGCCCGTATGAATAGTGACATAAATCATAAACGCTCAGCCTTTGGTCGCTATGTGGCTGAAGCGGTTTTCTGGGCCCCGGCCTCGGTTTTGCCCGGTCCCGGCATTCTATGGGAACAGCCAGATAAGGATTGTGCGCGGCTTACGGTAAGCTATCAGGGATTATCACAATCCGTCGATATCACAGTCGCCGCCGATGGCCGGCCAACACAAGTCAGTTTCGAACGCTGGAGCAACGCCAATCCCGACAAAAAATACCGGCTGCAGCCTTTCGGTGGCTATTTGTCTGAGTTCAGAATCTTTGCAGGTTTCCGCCTGCCCACTCATGTAGAGGCTGGCAACCAGTTTGGCACTGAGCAGTATTTCCCCTTTTTTGTGGCAGATATTAACGATATTCGCTTTCCTGAGCATTAG